A single window of Pseudophryne corroboree isolate aPseCor3 chromosome 5, aPseCor3.hap2, whole genome shotgun sequence DNA harbors:
- the LOC134928678 gene encoding uncharacterized protein LOC134928678 produces MESGGAVRGALDFGLEHDEQDPRGASSSQRARARAQPRTGHPSGGGSARRPARDGDQFAGRKGSGDRRASAARRIARACRELGAAAAELELGPGRERGRTVTAHSARGARRAPQAWAGPSSSFLSSTEGRSERDEADSVADEDWLEDYEGSGSERSIASGDRAGLEGLALRSVAPATLKVYGQAWSEWEAFVQSRQHQGKSKHRLMLSFMWQLYVSGRSRAVVARYLAGVSFFCKLRGISDVTKSEVLRKAMKGWARVAPTPPDRRRPIDAALLPAVIEAVGRVASSRFEALLFRLAFSMAYHGAFRVSELVAPSKRSESRMLVGDVVVGERSLLCRLRRSKTDQVGRGRWVTMVPALEVSVCPVGLARQYLGVRPAKEGSWLLHYDGLPVTKYQFRWMLGRCLTGLGLSPAAFGTHSFRIGAATSAAAAGFSRTEIQAVGRWKSSSYKRYIRPVT; encoded by the exons ATGGAGAGTGGCGGAGCCGTCAGAGGTGCCCTTGATTTCGGTTTAGAGCACGACGAGCAGGATCCCCGGGGCGCATCAAGCAGTcagcgggcgcgggctcgcgcccaaccaaggaccggccaCCCATCGGGCGGCGGTTCCGCGCGTCGCCCCGCGCGGGATGGGGATCAGTTTGCGGGACGCAAGGGGTCTGGCGACCGTAGAGCATCAGCGGCACGGCGAATAGCAcgggcctgccgagagctgggggccgccgcggcggagctggaactAGGACCAGGAAGGGAGCGGGGGCGCACAGTCACCGCGCATtccgcacggggtgcccggcgtgcgccacaagcgtgggccgggccctcttcttcttttttgtcttccacagagggccgaaGTGAAAGAGATGAGGCGGACTCCGTGGCGGATGAGGATTGGCTGGAGGATTACGAaggatccgggtcggagaggtcgatagcatccg gtgatcgggccggattggaaggtctagcgttgcggtcggtagcgccggccacgctcaaggtgtacggacaagcgtggagcgagtgggaggcgtttgttcagagtcgtcaacatcaaggtaagagcaagcatcggctgatgctctcttttatgtggcagctctacgtttctggtaggtcgcgagcggtggtggcccggtacttggctggcgtctcattcttTTGCAAGCTGCGAGGCATCTCGgatgtaacgaaaagcgaggttttgcggaaggctatgaaagggtgggcgcgagttgcgccgacgccgccggataggaggcggcccatcgatgcggctttgttgccggccgtcatcgaggcggtggggcgagtagcgtcgtccaggtttgaggcgcttttgttccgtttagccttctctatggcttaccacggggcttttcgagtttctgagttggtagcgccttccaagaggtcggaatcgcgcatgctggtcggggacgtggtagtgggtgagaggtccttgctgtgcagattacggcgatccaagacggatcaagtggggagagggcgctgggttacgatggttccagcgctagaagtaAGTGTTTGCCCAGTGGGTTTGGCAAGGCAATATCTGGGAGTAcgacccgctaaggaggggtcatggctattgcactatgacgggctgccagtcacaaaataccagttccggtggatgctgggtcgctgtctgacgggcttgggcctctcgcctgctgctttcggtacccattcctttcggataggcgcggcgacgtcggcagctgcggcgggtttctccagaactgagatccaggcggtggggcgatggaagtcgtccagttataagcgatatattcgccctgtcacttga